One Nicotiana tomentosiformis chromosome 1, ASM39032v3, whole genome shotgun sequence genomic window, cccggaatttgatcaactcgggagttatatgtttccatttttttgtcattcgcttcaatcttcttctcccccgattcaattcgctttgttagctcctcgaacattttcaagaTAGCGGGGTCGGTCCCTGACTCATTCACATTTGACCTCCTCGGCACTGGTTCTGCCTTGTGAACAACTTCCTGTGATGGCTCGGGTTCGACCCTACTCGGTGCGTGGTTCTGATTTTGAAGTTGTGCTATTGCAActtgttgagcctgcagcatTTTGAATATTATTCGAAGGCTGATCTTCTTCGCCGCCCTGTGCGTTCTGACCGGCTGATCAAACGTCTCTACGGATGCTATTTTTGGGGTCgacgcccagatttgcatttagGGCAACATGGGAACTGACGTCTATGGGGTCTGCAACTGGTACTCCCTCGAGATCAACTAGAAGCACTTCGTTTCCTTGGGCAGCTACGTTGTCGTTTTCTCCATGAAAACCAAGACCATTATTGATGTGTGTGGGTACTGCTTGAGAGTTTGACATGCTGATCCTGGAATCAAAAAcgcttacaagaacaagtgtaaatcagtgtgtgttatgaaaattagcacctggcaatcactattatccttagccccacggtgggcatcaaactgtttacccttaaaatcggataacaattaaatttgtaagtggttttaaggatatgtgatttcacttggcataaaatgagaaatataagaattgaagttagaaattaactgtaaaatgaaACAAATCAATGTAACGCGCAACTTCGGCCCTCGAGCTAGGTCGCCCTCGAaccaactgagtatattattgaaaagTAAGAACTGAACAACTGAATAAAAGAGCTTAAAAGAGAAAACGTAATATATTACTTTGTTATGAGTCTCCTTCCAAAATGATTGgaaccctctttatatagtaagggagttctacatatggtataattctaaatacagaaggaaatcttctaattggctaatcaaccggtcttgactCGATATATGCCGAGATCTCCGCCACGATCCTCGCCCGGTCACGGATTACTCGgctttctgttattattattgatcagGACTTCTATAAGACATAACTTTCTTCCTTTATTgagttagaaatttaaaataactcatataatttttttaaaaaaattactcaTGGAGATGGATGGGTACACGTGCAACGCGCGTACACTAAATCTAATCattaaataagtaaaaaaaacaaaacaaacaagAATATTTTAAAAAAGGTTTGACTTTAGCAATTTTATTTTAGCACAAGAAACGAAGGTCGAAAAAGAATGAGGGTCATTGCATTTTCAAGAGTTGAACTATTGCCAACTATAATGGCGGGTGAGTTAGCAATAAAAAGGAGAGAGGAAGCAGCGAGTTGTAACGACAAATTCTATTCACCAATTCCTAATAAAACTATGTGAGTGGAACCTTGAAGGGGATTGTGCTCTTAAAGAACATGTCTATCATTTATATTTAGTTTAATGCTCATTGACATGAAATATTAATGTCTAATATTGATATCAGATTAATGTGTTCTTCCGAACATTTTACAAGTCAAAtgaattttgaaagtatatattaaGTGCTAAAGAAGAGAAGGACCAATAGAAGGTTGAGAATATCTTCTTCATTGGTTAGAAGCTCCCTCCCTCCTTGTTATATATTTGTAATCCTGCTTTTGTCTTGAGTTCAACTTGTGTTCTTGTTGTAGTGGCATATCTTAAGATTTATACTAATGACACCATCCGTGAATTATGGCAAAGAAAACCTTTCGCTGGAGTAAAGCAGAAGACAGAAACTGTCATATCTACAAATCAtctaatctttttcttttttagctTAAAAGGATAATTATATACACCTATAATGAGAGTCTTTACAAAAAATTAGGGACTATACTACTATATTCAGTCCCTTGATAGTCTTGGATATATAATATAAACCCATAACAAGAGGGGGAGGGGTATCATAATACACAACAACTTCCAAAAGCTACAGAGCCATGTGTGCTAGTGGCTACCTTGTCGCCCTCCCTATGGCCTATGGGTATGTTCCGTCGTGATCATCAAGCAAGAAATTGATGAGAACAATAGGCCATAATTGTTTTAGTCCAGGAGAACAAATCCTATCACAATATAACTGGTGCGTCACTTTACGGAGAAGACGGTGCTGAAGCAGGATCAAGCTCCCAGCAGCCTCTCAAAGTCCCTCCATTTTCACCAGTCAGCTAAAATGCAGGGATCTGATGAGAGAATCTCCCAAACTCATCGTTTTGTATTTCTAAAATATCAGAATTTGATCGTTGCTTTCGTGGAGAACCAAAGACTAACTTGAAACCATTCCCATGCACAATGGAAGAAACTTTTATCCGGTCTTTTGAATTCTCGAAGACCTCCACTATCTCATACTCAGGCTTATCTGGATCCAAACCTGATTTATTCCAGTTCTTGTACAGTGCCCAAATCTCACCTTCTCTTGGATAGATCTCAAACATGTTCCTATTAATAGATACTGCTTTCACCACATGGGAGAATGAGCTAGGAGCATAGACTTGACATTTTTCATTCTGGACTTTGAATGTTCCACAAACCGACTGAGCAGCACTTTTAGGCCATGCACACGCTTTAAGAAGGGCTACATGCAATTTGAGTGGGGCAGAAATAATCTTCTTAATTTGACCGTAAGTCTTTGGCAATGCACTATCTTGACCATACAGAGCCCATACCTGATCTACTTGAAACTTTCTCATATATCTCTTCATCTTAAAATCACAAACTACTACTTCAAAACCTTTATCTGACAAAGCTATTGGATTCTTGGAGCATCCAAAGTGTATGCGCGAGTGCAACCCTCTATCAGTTTGACATGGCAAATGGATTGGTAAGCTGGGACTTGAGTAACGGCTTTTTTTAACAATTTTATCAACAAAATCAGGGTAAGGACTGTCATTGGCTGAACGAGAGCTCATCAGAGTTCCCTTTTTCTTGGAGATGTGCACTCCCTTCAGAGATCTTCGAACCTTAGCAGACTCTCCATCAGTAGCATGGATGCCATTCAAGTCCCCAGACTTCAAAGATGTCATTGCATTCCTGGATTTATCACTAGTTACAGGATGAACTGCCGAAAAAAACATTTTCAGCAGGTGCAGATTTTGCAGTCCTTCTGTTTTCTTTAACTTTCCCAGGGTACCAAATATCATCTGGATTGAGCGGTAAACAAGCGGGATCAAGTTCAAATGATCCCGCAGGTACACCCTCACGTTCAGTTCCAGACATTTTGGAGGGAATTCGATGAGAGAACTTGTAAAGTTCATGTGGCTTTACAAAGAATGCACCAGCTACATGCAGCCTTGTTCGCTGGAAAATGCCAACAAATCCGGTCACTTTATCTAAGTAGCCAACTCGGATACCAACTTCCCCAACAAAATCAGAAAGAATCTCCACAACTTCATACTTGTACCTCCTATGGTTCTTTGGATCGGAGCTCCAATCAATATCCCAATCTCTGAAAAGGGCCCACATTTCCCCTTTTATGGGATATACAATGTACAGACTTCTGTCGTCCTTTTCACACTGCACTTGATGAGAAAATATATATCGATCAGAAGTATATTCAGAACTCACACGTCTAAATTTCCCGCAGGCAACAGGCAAGTCTGCCCTGACCCATGCACGTTCCCTTTCATCTTCTGGATGAGCCTCAAGCCACCTGAGCTTTATCTTGAATTCAGGACTGGATACCTTCCTAATGTGGGCATAGAATCTTGGCATGAAATCAGCATCATGGCAAGCCCAAATCTGGTCAACTGCAAAGCAATTTTGTGGTCTATACTTTTCAAAATCAGTGAACTCAGGATAAGGATAATCATGCATCGCTTGAGGATTACTATCAGGAATTGCATCTGGTTTTAAATCAGAATCAACAATAAGTTCAGCTTTTATTGCGCCACCTGATGGTTGTCTAGAAGCCTGTTCGTTAACTGTCCGAATCTTGGAATTGTTGTTCTGCACACCCCCTTCAGGAAGGCCCACTCCATTTTGAGTTAATCTTCTGACGTAATTACTGCATAGCCTAGTTACACCAGCATGCTTTTGACCATCACTACCAACAGCTTCTTTCTGCTGAGGTTTACTGTCACCAGCTGATTGGAACCGTGCCTTCTTCAGAGGGCTTGCCAAATCATTTTCATCATCACCTGCAGGAGTTGAATCTGGTTTTGAATTAGGATAAACCATAAGTTCAACTTTTTCCGGGCCACCTGATGGTAGTCTAGAATAAAGATCCTTTCTCCAAACTCGATGCATAAACATGAGCAAAACCATCATTAAATTGTAACAGAGTATTGATATCTTCTTGGTCTCTCAGTTGTATCAATTGGGAGCTGTCAAACTTGACCGTGTAATACAAGATTTTATCTGAAGGATCAATAATGCCTAATCGATCAAAAACTGCATTCACAAAATCATTATACTTTATGCCTTTCTTTGCAATAACCTGACAGGTAATACCTCCCACATATGAAATGGATCCATCTGGAAGCACCTTAGTATTCCTGCCCCAATGACAGAAACAAAGCAGTGTTTTATCTTCAGCTCCCATCACGAAGTAGTGTACATGACCACAGAGGTTCAAACGGCAACAATCTTAAAACCTTTGCTTCTTTCTTTCCTGAGAAGGGTAACAATCTGGAAAACTAAAAACCTGATAAAGgaataaaattaatttaaaagggaGTTACTTATCAAGGCTGAATATACTAAAACAGGACACAAAAGCCTGAGCATTAACCAAGCATCTTCAAATACAAGATTGAAAGCATTTTTTCCTTAAGCAAATACATGTCAAACTTCATGATCCTGGAACAAAACCAAATTCCAAAAAGAATAGGAATCTTGGCTGTAGAAAGAAAAAGCATATCAAAATGTGATCCAGCAAAAAAAGTAACCCACCTAATCAAGTTATCTCAAGCAGAATAGTTTTAACCAAGAATAGTCTCTGATCCCCTTCATATCGTTATGCAACATATGACAGCCATATAAGACACAGGAATTCATCAACTGCAATAGGGTGCCAAAAGGAAATCCCCAACAAAACATAAGGTTTCAAACTTTACACAAGAAtcagaaaatttcaaaaatggGTTTGAAGAAAACTCTATACAAAAAATTTAATGAGAATATTAGTAGATATTTTTGCTGTGAAACGTATAAATAGCACAGAAAGAAAGCATAATAAGCCGTAGAATTTCATCAAATCCAAAAGGCTCAAAACATAATTTCTAAGAAAGCAAAAGTTTCAAACTTTAGCCAATCAGAGATTTTCAAAATGGGCTCAAAGGATAAGTTTATCATAGAACAAATTTGGTGGGAAAGATAGCTATTTTTGTTTGTTAAACATAAAATTGGCAAAGAAGACAAGCATATTAAAACATATAATTTCATTAAATGCAAAAGGATCAAAACAGAAACCCCAATAAAACAAAAAATTTCAAACTTGAAGCAAGGATCagaatttttctaagttcaaataaCTTTTTCCCGCAAAATTTTCAAGAGAAAAAAGCTGGTTTTGAGTACCAAGCTTTCATCCTTATGAAAATCTACAACACTACATACTCATGTACATATCTGTGAGTTGAGAATGGAGGAAGGGGGAAAAGAGTTACCTTGAAGCTGCAGATAGTTAAACTTTAACCAAAGGAGGTGTTAAATCGTTTGTCCCTTGATATCTTTGACGAGAAGAGTTAAATCGtttttccaaataatttttctttttactgTGGTTCCATTATTATGCTTTTAATTGGCTTAAAAAGACTGTCAGTGTAAGGCTGGAGTATTAAGTTTATACTAGTTGACAGTTTTATCCTTTTCATCTGCTTTGCTACAGGTACTAGTCTTATTTTGCACTAATTAACTGTCAGATATATACAGTAGATTTTACTTTTACCAGTTTCTTGAAATAAGCAAAACACTCTCGACATGCGGAGGAAGCAGAGATCGATACAAAAGGCAAGAATGGCTAACCACCCGAAAACGCACCTATCTTGAAAAATTTAGGGAAAATGAAAATATATAATTGCTTTTAAAAAAATACTCCTTTTttgcgcatatatatatattaaaaaaagcACAAAGACCCTTACCGAAATGTCGTTCtccttttttatcctttaaaaataaatttcacattggacataattataatttaaattacTTTCCAAATATTTAGGGTTTttaaatcgcctaaaattttggttattaaatattttcttattaaacTAAGAATCCTAATTTTTAGCCTTTGGCCATCATAACATATTTATTAACAAGAAAACGTGAGTTTCTTAAACCAAATAGAATACTATTTAGGAAATAATATTTACCTACAATAAaggattaaaatttaaaattaatgccttttcttttcatttcaaaCTTGATCTTAATCATACAAATATAAATGTTCCGAAGTCCCTCAATTTATGTTAAATATTATAAGAAACACTTCATTtaatagttatttaattattatttttaaaattttagagcttaaaattaattaagaattaCTTATTAATTTGTTTCTTATTTGAACCATAAAGAaagttaaaatttatttattttttcatttcgaACTTTGTATAAGTCTTACACGTAAACTAtatataaatgataaaaaaaaataaaagaagaagtaaAATATTTAAGAAAGAAGAGGTACGAGTTCTTGGACTATATAGATAATtcactttttaaaaatatataagatTATTGCACTAATaatattattgtcacgacccgaaattcttatattcgggactgtgatggcgcataatattccacttgctaggcaagccaacgttagaatataattagccatttttaataaaattttaaattaattaataacaagaaaacaaatgcagaaataaagtctgaaataaagtgaatattttaaaataatcgcgatatctaaataccatcccagaactggagtcacaagtgcacgagcttctagaataatataaataaaggtgtGAATAAAGTTCAGGctatttgaaatataatacacagctgagataagatagaaggggacttcagaactacgaacgttgtgcagttatacctcaagtctccactggtagctataTCTGGCCAAATCTACAGTAcgctactgggaccaactccaaaatctacacaagaagtgcatagtgtagtatcagtacaactgaccccatgtactggtaagtgcagaacctaacctcgacgaagtagtgacaaggctaaggcaggtcaataataataataataacaacaataatataaataaatcaggtaactcattttaacagttAAAGTCAACTCGGcggtcataaccaattattatttcaatcaacttctgttgcggagtgcaactcGCCTCAACAATATAATTCCtcaataaatttccgttgcggcgtgcaactcgatcccccaatataaactttaaataactctgttgcggcgtgcaacccgatcccccaatatatttattttcatttccgttgcgacgtgcaacccgatccccccatGTATTTTAAtaactcttaaatataataaaaatactccaataaataccacgttcaatgagaaactattaagcatcaaggcatacaataattataattcatttatgaaacaaacaatgacaagtagcaattaattatgaaaatcagggagaaaataggcagtataatatttaatatgctaaacatcaagtagcaattaagatatataaatcaaataagcatatgacaattattacaggaattcaagaattaatatttgacaaggaataagagagaaacaattattataataattaattcgtatcttaaaataatttaagatgtttaaataaataaacaaacaaTTAAACTGACAAGGTATAGGCACTCggcaccttgcctatacatcgttgcacatgaaattcacatagcaaataatccaagggttctattccctcaaatcaaggttaaccacgacacttacctcgcttcgcaaccaaattcaagttttcaatacacccttgcctcgcgaattagtgtctgaaattctcaaatctagtcataaacaattcaatatattcaatacaaatcgtaggaattaattgcatatgaatttactaatttttccgaattaaaattcgaaatttatttcaaaaatcaatagtgggacccacgtctcgaatcccgaaaaaacttacaaaatacgaatactcgttccgatacgagttcagccatacaaaaattatcgaattccgacatcggattggctttcaaatcttcattttacatttttggaagattttataaaaatctgatttttctacCATAAATTCATGTatttatgatgtaaatgagtatggaatcatgaaatataatcaatataggataaggaacacttaccccaatatttttccgtaaaaattgcccgaaaatcgtcttacccgacctcaaaatcgaaaatggtagaaaatgggtcgaaatcccatttacaGAACATAAGTTATGTTTGTCCAggtttttactcatcgcgatcgcgagtattcgttcgcgatcgcgtagaactaTTTCTGCCCAAGTCCAttttactctttgcgatcgcgggtATGGCCTTGCACAGGCTGCCAATttgcactacgcgaacgcgacatcccATACGCGAACGCAAATTATATTTTGGCTGCCCAGATTTTTAACTCTACACAATCgcgtaaatggtcatgcgatcgcgGAGAACATTTTCTCAGCTTTACGTGATCGCGTACTGACTTGTGTGATCGCGTAGCATAAATGGCGTGCCCAGTTTCTGccttcattccttctacgcgGACACGATCAACTCTACGCATTTGCGGTGCACTAGAGCTAACCTTCCGCGATcacgtgcctatcttcgcgaacgcgaagggtaaaaatcacggctcacaatttcctcttcgcgatcacgggaatggattcgcgatcgtgaagcaccatgcaccagatgacagTTGAAGCTCAAAAACTAGATTTTTCCAAAGTTCAAAAGGTTTGTaggctatctgaaactcacccgaaccctcagGGCTCTAAACcgtacatgcacacaagtccaaaaacattatacgaacttgatcgcacgatcaaaataccaaaataatacctagaactacgaatcagacaccaaatcaaatgaaatttttaagaaactttagaatttctattttaacaaataGACGCCCCAATTATGTCAAACcagctccgtttctcaccaaatttggcagacaagtcataaatatagtaatgaagtTATACCGGGttttggaaccaaaatacggacccggtatcaacaaagtcaaatatTAGTCAAATCTGTTAAGTCATTAAATGTCATGACTCGGAATTCCCAttgtcgggaccgtgatggaacctaacattttacttgctaggcaagccaacgttagaaaatcattaaaccaatccttattccatttAGTGATTAACAGCAAAttagctaagataaaatatagTGAGTGCAGcataatattaaaattttattaactactactactggatctagagtcacaattcacgagcattctagaattcactacaagtaatagtctcaaAGAAATATAACTATttggatgaaagaaacagtaaaacggaaaaagataggcggggacttcaaggtctgtgaacgccgacagatctaccttgagtcttcgaaTAGCGGGTCCAATAGCcgaaatctcgatcaacccgagccggtaccaaaatctgcacagaaagtacagagtgcagtatcagtacaaccgaccccatgtactagtaagtgtcgagcctaacatcgacgaagtagtgacgaagctaagaTAAgtcacctacaaatcaacatgtattatttaacaatatatatatacaagtaaTAACAATGAAAAGCTAGACATGTAATATCGGGAAGGGGGCATGCTGAGGGAagtacgagataaagaactacagcagaataaTGACTGAAACAACCAATAtgctatgaatcaacaggaacaacgaatacagtaaaggaaaacaaattgcacggcatcacccgtcgttcttttactctcaacctcaccataaaaatcaatagaaacgacacgtcatcacccttcgtgcattaatactcacaatatggcacgacatcaccattcgtgcattaacactcacaatatggcacggcatcaccctttgtgcattaacactcacaatacggcacggtatcacccttcgtgcattaacactctcccttaccataatgcaatgaacaattaataacagggagatagaataacaaatacaagccttacttcaacatttggttccacaatatcaaccttaaCTTCGGAGTCAatattcaattatcaccagaagacgcttaaacatgataagaacaatcaaTTTAATAACACTAGACTAAACACGTAGAAATTAGGCATGGAAAAAAGAGACAATATGAGAAAACGAGAGAAACAGTGAGAACgggtaaattggcggtgcataagtactcgtcacctcacatatacgccgctcacatgaatttcgcatagcaaatagtctgaggttcctaattccctcaagtcagggttaaccacgatacttacctcgctccgaaggtcactcaatactcaatcacaactttttctctagaatccacctcc contains:
- the LOC104109826 gene encoding uncharacterized protein, producing the protein MNFTSSLIEFPPKCLELNVRVYLRDHLNLIPLVYRSIQMIFGTLGKLKKTEGLQNLHLLKMFFSAVHPVTSDKSRNAMTSLKSGDLNGIHATDGESAKVRRSLKGVHISKKKGTLMSSRSANDSPYPDFVDKIVKKSRYSSPSLPIHLPCQTDRGLHSRIHFGCSKNPIALSDKGFEVVVCDFKMKRYMRKFQVDQVWALYGQDSALPKTYGQIKKIISAPLKLHVALLKACAWPKSAAQSVCGTFKVQNEKCQVYAPSSFSHVVKAVSINRNMFEIYPREGEIWALYKNWNKSGLDPDKPEYEIVEVFENSKDRIKVSSIVHGNGFKLVFGSPRKQRSNSDILEIQNDEFGRFSHQIPAF
- the LOC138905680 gene encoding uncharacterized protein, with product MVYPNSKPDSTPAGDDENDLASPLKKARFQSAGDSKPQQKEAVGSDGQKHAGVTRLCSNYVRRLTQNGVGLPEGGVQNNNSKIRTVNEQASRQPSGGAIKAELIVDSDLKPDAIPDSNPQAMHDYPYPEFTDFEKYRPQNCFAVDQIWACHDADFMPRFYAHIRKVSSPEFKIKLRWLEAHPEDERERAWVRADLPVACGKFRRVSSEYTSDRYIFSHQVQCEKDDRSLYIVYPIKGEMWALFRDWDIDWSSDPKNHRSEQGCM